Proteins encoded within one genomic window of Lentimicrobiaceae bacterium:
- a CDS encoding sigma-54 dependent transcriptional regulator: protein MPRILIIDDEKSIRTTLREILEYEKYTVEDAPDGLTAIEMVKNIAYDVILCDIKMPQMDGIEVLEAIQKISDSPVIMISGHGTIDTAVEAIKKGAYDYISKPPDLNRLLVSLRNALDKRNLITETKILRKKVGKSYEMIGNAPAIQKVKEMIERVAPTNARVLITGDNGTGKELVARWLHELSNRAEQPFVEVNCAAIPSELIESELFGHEKGSFTSAIKQRKGDFEQADGGTLFLDEIGDMSLSAQAKVLRALQENKIMRVGGEKDIPVNVRVIAATNKDLKTEIENKNFREDLYHRLSVIIIHVPSLNERKDDIPLLAQHFMQEYCQLQGKALLNFMPEAFTLLQNIWWTGNIRELRNVVERLAILCDNDITTDDIRQYVMPLNTK from the coding sequence ATGCCCCGGATTTTAATCATTGATGACGAAAAAAGCATACGAACTACCCTTCGCGAAATTCTTGAATACGAAAAATACACTGTGGAGGATGCCCCGGACGGACTTACAGCCATCGAAATGGTGAAAAATATCGCTTACGATGTGATTCTTTGCGACATAAAAATGCCCCAGATGGACGGCATCGAAGTATTGGAAGCCATTCAGAAAATTTCCGACAGCCCCGTAATCATGATTTCAGGACATGGAACCATTGATACCGCTGTAGAAGCCATAAAAAAGGGTGCGTACGATTATATTTCAAAACCTCCTGACCTTAACAGGCTGCTGGTGAGCCTTCGCAATGCTCTTGACAAAAGAAACCTGATTACCGAAACAAAAATTCTTCGGAAGAAAGTGGGTAAATCCTACGAAATGATTGGAAACGCTCCAGCGATTCAAAAAGTGAAGGAAATGATTGAAAGGGTGGCTCCAACCAATGCAAGGGTGTTGATTACTGGTGATAACGGCACAGGAAAAGAGTTGGTTGCACGCTGGCTTCACGAACTTAGCAACCGGGCAGAACAACCATTTGTAGAGGTAAATTGCGCTGCAATTCCTTCCGAACTTATCGAAAGTGAATTGTTTGGACACGAAAAAGGTTCCTTCACCTCGGCGATAAAACAACGCAAAGGTGATTTTGAACAAGCCGACGGGGGAACTTTATTCCTCGATGAAATAGGTGACATGAGTCTTTCGGCACAGGCTAAGGTACTGCGTGCCCTTCAGGAAAATAAAATCATGCGTGTGGGAGGCGAAAAAGACATACCGGTAAATGTAAGGGTGATTGCCGCTACCAACAAGGACCTAAAAACTGAAATTGAGAATAAGAATTTCCGCGAAGACCTTTATCATCGTTTGAGTGTTATCATTATTCATGTTCCCTCTCTCAATGAAAGAAAAGACGATATTCCTTTGCTTGCACAACATTTTATGCAGGAATACTGTCAGTTACAGGGAAAAGCTCTGTTAAATTTTATGCCCGAAGCCTTTACGCTACTGCAAAATATCTGGTGGACAGGTAATATCCGCGAACTCCGCAATGTAGTGGAACGGCTTGCTATTCTTTGCGATAACGATATTACGACGGACGATATCAGACAGTATGTAATGCCGCTTAATACAAAATAA